Proteins from a genomic interval of Betta splendens chromosome 10, fBetSpl5.4, whole genome shotgun sequence:
- the sil1 gene encoding nucleotide exchange factor SIL1 isoform X1: MAPCQFVSHRCVSVTMMLLPRAREPSFFLLLLCCYCIACGFGHKTNSALTVVDNIEGSINYDDTAVDEDDVEVIQPTQQWQTLKPGQAVPTGSHVRLNLQTGQREVQLGEEQLKYWTQKHKKSEGIQSISPDEMKHAMKKIKEDFKSADKNTEAQDSVTSKYRPLDELKRDMAQLDLLVETDVQIMKRLLEQFNSSSTTEERLSILLELEYLVHQVDNAQTLCSMGGLQFILEGLNSTDIRIQETSALVLGSALASNPVVQVKAVEDGALQTLLTGLATAEPLRVKKKVLFAVACLLRHFPYAQSYFLSHGGLQVLSELFKADAGGILRTRIVTMLYDMISEKELISQAGLDPVLEASHNERLQQYSKVSLQGELLEKGWCTLVPQLLESSEHDYREKALRALLAMAPVCRDEYRSDGSLLDTLLQLREQYDEMVQSEMIVGEENSYFAQILQLICALQVKIK; this comes from the exons atggccccGTGTCAATTCGTGTCACA CAGATGTGTTTCTGTCACCATGATGCTGCTGCCTAGAGCCAGGGAGCCCTcgtttttcctcctgctgctttgctgttaCTGCATTGCCTGTGGTTTTGGCCACAAG ACAAACTCTGCTCTCACTGTGGTTGACAACATAGAAGGATCAATTAACTATGATGACACAGCAGTAGATGAAGATGATGTTGAGGTGATCCAACCCACTCAGCAGTGGCAAACACTCAAACCAG GCCAGGCAGTGCCAACAGGTTCCCATGTGAGACTGAATCTGCAGACAGGTCAGAGGGAGGTCCAACTTGGAGAAGAGCAGCTTAAATACTGGACCCAGAAACACAA AAAGAGCGAAGGGATCCAGTCCATCAGTCCTGATGAAATGAAACATGCTATGAAGAAGATAAAGGAGGACTTTAaatcggcggacaaaaacacagaggccCAG GACTCTGTGACCTCTAAGTATCGCCCCCTAGACGAATTAAAGAGGGACATGGCTCAGTTGGACCTGCTGGTGGAGACGGATGTTCAG ATAATGAAACGACTGCTGGAGCAGTTCAACAGCAGCTCGACCACAGAGGAGAGACTCAGTATCCTGTTGGAGCTTGAGTATTTGGTGCACCAG GTGGACAATGCTCAGACTCTGTGCTCAATGGGGGGTCTCCAGTTCATTCTAGAAGGTTTAAACAGCACAGACATCAGAATACAGGAAACATCAGCCCTTGTGCTGGGATCTGCCTTGGCTAG tAACCCGGTGGTCCAGGTTAAAGCTGTGGAGGATGGTGCTCTGCAGACGTTGTTAACTGGACTGGCTACGGCAGAACCACTACGGGTCAAAAAGAAG GTCCTATTCGCAGTGGCTTGTCTACTACGACACTTCCCCTATGCCCAGAGCTACTTCCTGTCACACGGTGGACTCCAGGTGCTGTCAGAACTGTTCAAGGCAGATGCAGGAGGAATTTTAAGAACGCGCATTGTCACCATGTTGTACGACATGATCAGTGAGAAG GAGCTGATCTCTCAGGCAGGCCTGGATCCAGTTCTGGAAGCCTCCCACAATGAGCGATTGCAACAGTACTCGAAGGTGTCCCTTCAGGGGGAGCTGCTGGAAAAAGGCTGGTGCACTCTGGTACCACAGTTGCTGGAGTCTAGTGAGCATGACTACAGAGAGAAG GCTCTGAGAGCTCTGTTGGCGATGGCACCAGTGTGTCGGGACGAGTACCGCTCAGATGGTTCCCTGCTGGACACTCTGCTCCAACTTAGAGAGCAATATGACGAAATGGTGCAGTCAGAAATGATTGTGGGAGAGGAGAACAGCTACTTTGCACAGATTTTACAACTTATATGTGCACTAcaagttaaaataaaatga
- the sil1 gene encoding nucleotide exchange factor SIL1 isoform X3, with protein sequence MMLLPRAREPSFFLLLLCCYCIACGFGHKTNSALTVVDNIEGSINYDDTAVDEDDVEVIQPTQQWQTLKPGQAVPTGSHVRLNLQTGQREVQLGEEQLKYWTQKHKKSEGIQSISPDEMKHAMKKIKEDFKSADKNTEAQDSVTSKYRPLDELKRDMAQLDLLVETDVQIMKRLLEQFNSSSTTEERLSILLELEYLVHQVDNAQTLCSMGGLQFILEGLNSTDIRIQETSALVLGSALASNPVVQVKAVEDGALQTLLTGLATAEPLRVKKKVLFAVACLLRHFPYAQSYFLSHGGLQVLSELFKADAGGILRTRIVTMLYDMISEKELISQAGLDPVLEASHNERLQQYSKVSLQGELLEKGWCTLVPQLLESSEHDYREKALRALLAMAPVCRDEYRSDGSLLDTLLQLREQYDEMVQSEMIVGEENSYFAQILQLICALQVKIK encoded by the exons ATGATGCTGCTGCCTAGAGCCAGGGAGCCCTcgtttttcctcctgctgctttgctgttaCTGCATTGCCTGTGGTTTTGGCCACAAG ACAAACTCTGCTCTCACTGTGGTTGACAACATAGAAGGATCAATTAACTATGATGACACAGCAGTAGATGAAGATGATGTTGAGGTGATCCAACCCACTCAGCAGTGGCAAACACTCAAACCAG GCCAGGCAGTGCCAACAGGTTCCCATGTGAGACTGAATCTGCAGACAGGTCAGAGGGAGGTCCAACTTGGAGAAGAGCAGCTTAAATACTGGACCCAGAAACACAA AAAGAGCGAAGGGATCCAGTCCATCAGTCCTGATGAAATGAAACATGCTATGAAGAAGATAAAGGAGGACTTTAaatcggcggacaaaaacacagaggccCAG GACTCTGTGACCTCTAAGTATCGCCCCCTAGACGAATTAAAGAGGGACATGGCTCAGTTGGACCTGCTGGTGGAGACGGATGTTCAG ATAATGAAACGACTGCTGGAGCAGTTCAACAGCAGCTCGACCACAGAGGAGAGACTCAGTATCCTGTTGGAGCTTGAGTATTTGGTGCACCAG GTGGACAATGCTCAGACTCTGTGCTCAATGGGGGGTCTCCAGTTCATTCTAGAAGGTTTAAACAGCACAGACATCAGAATACAGGAAACATCAGCCCTTGTGCTGGGATCTGCCTTGGCTAG tAACCCGGTGGTCCAGGTTAAAGCTGTGGAGGATGGTGCTCTGCAGACGTTGTTAACTGGACTGGCTACGGCAGAACCACTACGGGTCAAAAAGAAG GTCCTATTCGCAGTGGCTTGTCTACTACGACACTTCCCCTATGCCCAGAGCTACTTCCTGTCACACGGTGGACTCCAGGTGCTGTCAGAACTGTTCAAGGCAGATGCAGGAGGAATTTTAAGAACGCGCATTGTCACCATGTTGTACGACATGATCAGTGAGAAG GAGCTGATCTCTCAGGCAGGCCTGGATCCAGTTCTGGAAGCCTCCCACAATGAGCGATTGCAACAGTACTCGAAGGTGTCCCTTCAGGGGGAGCTGCTGGAAAAAGGCTGGTGCACTCTGGTACCACAGTTGCTGGAGTCTAGTGAGCATGACTACAGAGAGAAG GCTCTGAGAGCTCTGTTGGCGATGGCACCAGTGTGTCGGGACGAGTACCGCTCAGATGGTTCCCTGCTGGACACTCTGCTCCAACTTAGAGAGCAATATGACGAAATGGTGCAGTCAGAAATGATTGTGGGAGAGGAGAACAGCTACTTTGCACAGATTTTACAACTTATATGTGCACTAcaagttaaaataaaatga
- the sil1 gene encoding nucleotide exchange factor SIL1 isoform X2: MAPCQFVSQCVSVTMMLLPRAREPSFFLLLLCCYCIACGFGHKTNSALTVVDNIEGSINYDDTAVDEDDVEVIQPTQQWQTLKPGQAVPTGSHVRLNLQTGQREVQLGEEQLKYWTQKHKKSEGIQSISPDEMKHAMKKIKEDFKSADKNTEAQDSVTSKYRPLDELKRDMAQLDLLVETDVQIMKRLLEQFNSSSTTEERLSILLELEYLVHQVDNAQTLCSMGGLQFILEGLNSTDIRIQETSALVLGSALASNPVVQVKAVEDGALQTLLTGLATAEPLRVKKKVLFAVACLLRHFPYAQSYFLSHGGLQVLSELFKADAGGILRTRIVTMLYDMISEKELISQAGLDPVLEASHNERLQQYSKVSLQGELLEKGWCTLVPQLLESSEHDYREKALRALLAMAPVCRDEYRSDGSLLDTLLQLREQYDEMVQSEMIVGEENSYFAQILQLICALQVKIK, translated from the exons atggccccGTGTCAATTCGTGTCACA ATGTGTTTCTGTCACCATGATGCTGCTGCCTAGAGCCAGGGAGCCCTcgtttttcctcctgctgctttgctgttaCTGCATTGCCTGTGGTTTTGGCCACAAG ACAAACTCTGCTCTCACTGTGGTTGACAACATAGAAGGATCAATTAACTATGATGACACAGCAGTAGATGAAGATGATGTTGAGGTGATCCAACCCACTCAGCAGTGGCAAACACTCAAACCAG GCCAGGCAGTGCCAACAGGTTCCCATGTGAGACTGAATCTGCAGACAGGTCAGAGGGAGGTCCAACTTGGAGAAGAGCAGCTTAAATACTGGACCCAGAAACACAA AAAGAGCGAAGGGATCCAGTCCATCAGTCCTGATGAAATGAAACATGCTATGAAGAAGATAAAGGAGGACTTTAaatcggcggacaaaaacacagaggccCAG GACTCTGTGACCTCTAAGTATCGCCCCCTAGACGAATTAAAGAGGGACATGGCTCAGTTGGACCTGCTGGTGGAGACGGATGTTCAG ATAATGAAACGACTGCTGGAGCAGTTCAACAGCAGCTCGACCACAGAGGAGAGACTCAGTATCCTGTTGGAGCTTGAGTATTTGGTGCACCAG GTGGACAATGCTCAGACTCTGTGCTCAATGGGGGGTCTCCAGTTCATTCTAGAAGGTTTAAACAGCACAGACATCAGAATACAGGAAACATCAGCCCTTGTGCTGGGATCTGCCTTGGCTAG tAACCCGGTGGTCCAGGTTAAAGCTGTGGAGGATGGTGCTCTGCAGACGTTGTTAACTGGACTGGCTACGGCAGAACCACTACGGGTCAAAAAGAAG GTCCTATTCGCAGTGGCTTGTCTACTACGACACTTCCCCTATGCCCAGAGCTACTTCCTGTCACACGGTGGACTCCAGGTGCTGTCAGAACTGTTCAAGGCAGATGCAGGAGGAATTTTAAGAACGCGCATTGTCACCATGTTGTACGACATGATCAGTGAGAAG GAGCTGATCTCTCAGGCAGGCCTGGATCCAGTTCTGGAAGCCTCCCACAATGAGCGATTGCAACAGTACTCGAAGGTGTCCCTTCAGGGGGAGCTGCTGGAAAAAGGCTGGTGCACTCTGGTACCACAGTTGCTGGAGTCTAGTGAGCATGACTACAGAGAGAAG GCTCTGAGAGCTCTGTTGGCGATGGCACCAGTGTGTCGGGACGAGTACCGCTCAGATGGTTCCCTGCTGGACACTCTGCTCCAACTTAGAGAGCAATATGACGAAATGGTGCAGTCAGAAATGATTGTGGGAGAGGAGAACAGCTACTTTGCACAGATTTTACAACTTATATGTGCACTAcaagttaaaataaaatga
- the spdl1 gene encoding protein Spindly encodes MTAAEEELKLLRSRLREQEEQLHQAAQAGLDLLNQQVELQNRLDEQRVEMTNSLEALEQEKYTLQKEVELKTRILESLQADQDCVKKQQNQQLQEQQEHLERNHSIALHELNSKVLRLQSALEETQLSEKQLKHKLEVQTQTLNNKMEELQALNERIQCSMTSEMIEVQMRVMELENHKMQWEQTLQESQYREQQQELTITNLQHHLERITKENEEREKQAVSWFNSLEKSREANRDLQIQLDQVLQQAQDPNSKGNSLFAELEDKRAEMERQLISMKVQYQSLQKQYGFSKQQLQRMKFQIATLMQLQASRADPAQLERLQAMLSEKNGEIQDLMTKLQRLEKVEMMLTSQPANPAPAESPGTQDETYYTDLLKMKLNNSVMEAERLGDELSLQRMKSLSESQRALELERKLFTANRLLKQAQSDKVKFQLRVEELQHKYEPKEEKKNLIQRTKKEKLPVEVIPSSEQPAFVTAEHAVAMEMSVSHPKTAKPEADKCPFAATVSSTQSSKLELRPAKCVKISEGEPVMISDLSCSLDVCKEKLMEENQQQNRREERGKQKSVEIIHVSSKSSSENQCAQQ; translated from the exons ATGACAGCAGCGGAAGAAGAGCTCAAGCTGCTGAGAAGTCGGttgagagagcaggaggagcagctccaTCAGGCTGCTCAGGCTGGGTTAGATCTCCTcaaccagcaggtggagctgcaaAACAGGCTGGATGAACAGAGAGTGGAGATGACCAACTCTCTTGAG GCACTCGAGCAAGAAAAGTACACCTTGCAGAAAGAAGTGGAGCTCAAAACTCGGATTCTGGAGTCACTGCAGGCAGACCAAGACTGTGTAAAGAAACAGCAGAATCAACAGCTTCAGGAACAACAAGAACATTTGGAGAGGAACCACAGCATTGCACTTCATGAGCTTAATAGCAAG GTCTTAAGGTTGCAGTCAGCTCTGGAGGAAACTCAGCTCAGTGAGaaacagctgaaacacaaacttGAGGTGCAGACACAGACTTTAAATAACAAGATGGAGGAGCTTCAAGCTCTGAATGAACGCATCCAGTGCTCGATGACATCTGAGATGATAGAAGTGCAAATGAGGGTCATGGAGCTGGAGAACCATAAG ATGCAGTGGGAGCAAACTCTGCAGGAATCTCAgtacagagagcagcagcaggaactgacCATTACCAACCTGCAGCATCACCTGGAGCGAATCACTAAGGAGAACGAGGAGCGAGAGAAGCAGGCTGTTTCCTGGTTTAATTCATTAGAG AAATCTCGTGAAGCAAACAGGGATCTTCAGATTCAACTGGATCAGGTTTTGCAGCAGGCCCAGGATCCCAACAGTAAAGGCAACTCCCTCTTTGCTGAG TTGGAGGATAAGCGTGCTGAGATGGAGAGACAGCTCATCAGTATGAAAGTCCAGTATCAGTCTTTACAGAAACAGTATGGCTTCAgtaagcagcagctgcagcgcatgAAG TTTCAGATTGCTACTCTGATGCAGCTCCAAGCGTCCAGGGCCGACCCTGCTCAGCTGGAGAGACTGCAGGCCATGCTGTCAGAGAAGAACGGGGAGATCCAGGATCTCATGACTAAACTGCAACGActggagaaggtggag aTGATGTTAACCTCGCAGCCAGCTAATCctgctccagcagaaagccCTGGCACCCAAGATGAAACCTATTACACTGACCTGCTTAAAATGAAGCTCAACAactctgt TATGGAGGCAGAGCGTCTAGGAGATGAACTTTCCCTACAGAGAATGAAGTCTTTGTCCGAGAGTCAACGAGCTTTGGAGTTGGAGAGAAAGCTGTTCACAGCTAATCGGTTGCTCAAACAG GCTCAGAGTGACAAGGTCAAATTTCAGCTGCGAGTAGAAGAGTTACAACACAAATATGAACCCAAAG aggaaaaaaagaattTAATCCAGAGGACCAAGAAAGAGAAGCTGCCAGTAGAAGTCATTCCATCCTCTGAACAACCTGCATTTGTCACGGCTGAGCatgccgttgccatggaaatgaGTGTCTCACACCCTAAGACTGCCAAACCCGAGGCTGACAAGTGTCCTTTTGCTGCGACAGTTAGCAGCACACAAA GCTCAAAGCTGGAGCTACGGCCTGCTAAGTGTGTCAAGATCAGTGAAGGTGAACCTGTGATGATTTCTGATCTCAG ctgctctctggATGTTTGTAAAGAGAAGTTGATGGaagagaaccagcagcagaacagaagagaggagagaggcaaaCAAAAATCAGTGGAGATTATCCACGTCAGCTCCAAAAGCAGCTCAGAGAACCAGTGTGCTCAGCAGTAG